The Bacteroidia bacterium sequence GTCTAAGCGAAGCAAAATTTAAAGCGCTAAAAGGTGCAGCCCAAGTTCAGTTTGAAAATAAGTATTATCGCAAAGACATAGGCTTTGAATTTTTGAATTGATTTTGACTTATTTTCAAACAAAATATGCTGACTTATGTACTAACAACATACATTTTTTGAATTCAAATCCAAATTTTTGTTGTTATTTTGGCTATATTTGCGTAAAGAACTATGAGCTTTGAACCACCTATCTACTGGTCAGATTACGAAGACATCGCCATGGCTTTATACGAACGTTTTGGCGATGAGTTCAATGAGTCTAAAATATACAGAATACGCTTTACAGACCTATACAAATGGGTACTGGAAATTCCTAACTTCAAAGGTGAACCTAAAGATTGTAACGAAGGACATTTAGAGAAAATACAAGCAGCATGGGTCTATGAATGGCGAGAAAATCAAAAGAAAAAATAGTATATGCTTTCAGAGAAAGAAACTAAGGAAATTCAGACATTGCTCTATTTGTTAGAAGATCCGTCCATTGCCGATGAGATAGAAAAGCACCTTTTAGAGCGCAAGGATTTACTCAAACAATACATTGCGCATACCCCCGATGCTTTACAAAACGTATACCTGCAAAGTATATTAGACAAGTTAGTTAGAGAAGAAGTTTTTACACAGTTTTCTGAATGGCTACAAAAAGGTTGTAAAGATATTTTTGAAGGAGCTATGTGGGTTACATTATACATGAACCCCCACATCGACACTAAATTTTATTTTGACTGTGTACATAAGTGGCACCAAAAAGTACTTTCAATTTTACCTGTTTATCCTACACCAATAGATATTGTCAGAAGTATCAATTTAGTTTTGTTTAAGAAGGAAGGATTTCATGGGGCTACGGAGAACTATCAGCACCCTGACAACAGCTACATGCACAGGGTAATAGATTTGCGTAGGGGGATTCCCTTATCATTATCTATCATTTATTTGAGCATAGCGCATCGTATGCGTGTGCCTATTTTTGGGGTTAATTTGCCTGCGCACTTCATTATGATATACAGAGATGCGAATGAAGAATTTTACATTAACGCATTTAATCAGGGCGTAATTTTTCATAAGTCTGAAATAGATGCGTTTATTCAAAATGCCCAGCTAACGCCTAAGCCTGAATACTACAATCCTTGTACGAATGTGGATATTATCAAAAGAATGTTAGTCAATTTGAGAAATAGTTACATTTCTATGAACAACATTGAAAAGTTGAACAAGTTAGAAGTATTTGCTCGTAGGTTTTTTCCTGAATACTTTATTTCTCCTCATGCGGATGAAAATCCTGAAGAAGAGTAATATGCTAGGTAGAACTATTCAAATGCCAAGCTTATAATTCCCCAAATACGTAACATTTTTTATTTTTGTGCGCTCACTTTATTGAATGCAACATGGCTGTCAAACTATTTAATAAAATACTAATTGCTAATCGTGGTGAGATTGCTCTACGCATCATACGCACTTGCAAGGAAATGGGTATTGCCACAGTAGCAGTGTATTCTACTGCGGATAGGGATAGTTTGCATGTAAAATTTGCAGATGAAGCCGTATGTATTGGACCTCCTGTAAGTAAGGAAAGTTATTTGAACATACCTAATATTATCGCCGCAGCAGAAATTACAAATGCCGATGCCATTCACCCAGGTTATGGTTTTTTAAGCGAAAATGCAGAGTTTTCTCGTATTTGCGCGGAGCATAATATTAAGTTTATTGGTTCACCCCCTGAGGTTATCAAAGCTATGGGGGACAAAGTAACCGCCAAAGAAACCATGCGCGCAGCAGGTGTACCTGTTATACCTGGTTCAGATGGATTGTTAGAATCGCTTTCAGAAGCCAAAAAAGTAGCTAAGAAGATAGGTTATCCTGTTATTCTCAAGGCTACCGCGGGCGGAGGGGGCAAAGGCATGCGAATCGTATGGAAAGAGGATGAACTTGCCGATGCTTGGGATAAATGCCGCATGGAAGCTAGTGCAGCTTTTGGCAATGATGGTTTATACATGGAAAAATACTTGGAAGAACCAAGACACATTGAAATACAAGTAATAGGCGACCAATATGGAAATGTTTCTCATTTGAGCGAAAGAGAATGTTCCATTCAGCGCAGACATCAAAAGCTGCTAGAAGAATGTCCTTCCCCTTATTTGACACCTGAACTTCGTAAAAAAATGGGCGAAGCCGCTGTAAAAGGGGCTAAATATGTCAAATACGAAGGTGCAGGTACCATAGAATTTTTGGTAGATAAATACAATAACTTTTATTTTATGGAAATGAACACTCGTATTCAAGTAGAACACCCTGTAACAGAAGAAGTTTTTGACTTTGACCTTATTAAAGAGCAAATATTAGTTGCCGCAGGTGAAAAAGTATCAGGAAAATTATACTATCCTCCCAAAAACCGTGTAGCCATAGAGTGCCGTATCAATGCAGAAGACCCTGCTAATGATTTTAGACCTTCCCCTGGTAAGGTTACTACTTTTCACGTTCCTGGTGGGCATGGAGTACGCGTAGACACCCATGTGTATGCAGGTTATGTCATTCCGCCTAACTACGATTCCATGATTGCAAAGCTGATTGTATCCGCTTTTACTCGCGAAGAAGCCATTGTCAAAATGGAGCGCGCTTTACAAGAATTCATTATTGACGGAATTAAAACTACTATCCCCTTCCACTTGAAGCTAATGCGAGATGAAAAATTCAAAAAAGGAGAATTTTCTACGAAATTCTTAGAAACGTTCAACTTCAAGGACTTAAACTAAAATAATGAATGTAAAAAGGCACTCTGTTGTAAATTTAGTATTGACATGGCTATGCGGGATAGGGATACTTTTGAGCTGCAATCCAAAAAAAAGTGAAAAAGTCCAAAAGCAAAAAGATACTTTGCCAAAGGAAAATTCAAAAGTCTCTCATAATCACTACAAAATAGACTTTGACACTACCAAAGCCCAAAGGACACCTTCGGGAATTATTTATGTTATTACTCGTGAAGGAACGAAACCTGCTCAAAAAGGTAAAAAAGCTTACATTCATTACACAGGTAGGTTTTTAGACAATCAAATTATTCACACTTCACAAGGTAAAGAACCATTTTGGTTTAGATTAGGTGCTAAGCCCAGCGTAGTTATACCTGGCATAGAAGAAGCTGTCATGCTGCTTAAAGAAGGAGGTAAGGGCAATTTTTTGATACCTGCTCAACTTTGCTACGGCAAAGAAGGTTACGATATTATTCCGCCTAATACACCTCTATATTATGAGATTGAGTTAGTCAAGTTGCAGTAATTTTTGAAAAATGGTTTTTTGTTGTGCGAAAATAGGAATACTGATTGAATTATTTAAGATTGTTTTAATTTTTTGGGCGTGTCCTTGTGGGCATTTCGCTTGCGCTCATGCCCACAAGGTCGGCGTGCTACGGGCTACGCTAACGCTTCGGTGCTACGCTACGCTTCGCACTGGGCTAACGCCCACCCTTCGCATGCCTCACGCAAGGGATCTCTGAAATAATCGTTTCTCTGTGTGTTATGCAAGGCTTTAGCTTGTAAGTAATTGTACTTCAAGCTTAAACAAGGTAAAGACATAATTGCACAGGTCATCTGCGTGAGGGGCATGGAGCATGCCGTTAGGCAGTACGAAGCGTTAGCGAAGTACCGAAGCGAAGCGTAGTGCGGAATGCCCCGACCCTTGCGCAGCAAGGGGCACGCCCAAAATATAATCATCCACTACACTAAAAAGTGGACTTTCTAAAATTGTTTGATATTTTTGCCGCAGTCTTTACATCAACATCAAAAATATGTCCACTATTAACGTAGGAATAAATGGCTTTGGGCGCATTGGTAGATTAGTGTTCCGTGCCTTACTAACCAAGCCAAATATCAACGTAGTCGCTATCAATGATTTGACCGATACAAAAACCTTAGCCCACCTTCTCAAGTATGACTCTGTACACGGTCGATTTAACGGAGTAATAAACATAGAACCTGATGCCATAATAGTAAATGGAAAAAAAATTTTAGTTTCCGCTCAAAAAGACCCCTCTCAACTTAAATGGAACGAAAAAGGTGTGGATATAGTGGTAGAATCCACAGGGCTTTTTACCTCTCGTGAAAAAGCAAGCCTACACTTGCAAGCTGGGGCAAAAAAAGTTATCATTTCAGCACCTGCCACAGGTGAAGTAGATGCCACAGTGGTATTAGGTGTCAATGACTCTGTGTTAACCCCAAACATGCAAATTATTTCAAACGCATCCTGTACTACTAACTGCCTAGCCCCTATGGCAAAAGTACTTCATGACACTTTCGGAATTGAAAGAGGATACATGACCACTATACACGCTTACACGCAAGATCAAACTTTACAAGATGCTCCTCACAAAGATTTGCGTAGAGCAAGAGCCGCAGCTTTGAGCATCATCCCTACTACTACAGGTGCAGCCAAAGCCGTGGGCTTAGTACTACCCGAACTTAATGGAAAGTTAGATGGTGTAGCTATGCGTGTCCCCGTTCCTGATGGCTCACTCACAGACCTAACCGCAGTCCTTAAACGCCCTGCAACCAAAGAAGAAATTAACGCTGCTATGAAACAAGCCGCAGAAACTACTATGAAAGGCATTTTAGAGTATAGTGAAGACCCCTTAGTTTCTGCGGATATAGTAGGCAATCCGCACTCCTGTATTTTTGATGCCCAGTCTACCGCTGTAATGGGCAATTTAGTTAAAGTAGTGGGTTGGTATGATAATGAATGGGGATATTCTAATCGTGTAGCAGATTTGATAGTTAAGATAAGTCAAATGAGCTAAGAGGTAGGTTTTAGGTGAGGTAGAGTTTTTAGTGTTTTTTTAATGTTTTTGTGCGCCCCCGCTTTCGCGGGGGCGCACAGCATAAAAAATAACCCACTATTACACTCAATTTTTTGTACTTAAAATTTAGTTCAAGTTGTGCCATTTGTATATCTTTACAAGCATGAAAGCAGCCGTATTAAGAGGTGTACACCAACCTGTACAAATTGAAGAAGTACCCATTCCCGAAATACAAAGCCATGAAGTATTGATTGAAGTCAAAAGTGCAGCTCTTAACCACAGAGATGTATGGATACAAAAAGGACAATACGCAGGCTTGAAATTCCCTATTATTTTAGGTTCAGATGGCGCAGGCATTGTCAGCCAAGTAGGAAATGAAGTTAAAAACTGTAACAAAGGACAAAGTGTTATTATCAACCCTTCTTGGTACTGGGGCGATAATCCCAAAGTACAAAGTAAAGCTTACCGTATCTTAGGCTTACCTGACAATGGTACGTTTGCAGAGTTTGTCAAAGTTCCATCGGAATTTGTTTATCCTAAACCTACGCACTTGTCATTTTCACAAGCTGCGGCTTATCCCTTAGCAGGACTAACAGCGTACCGAGCTACCATCACACGAGCTAACGTCCAACCTACTGAAAATGTTTTGGTTACAGGTATCGGAGGGGGAGTAGCTTTCTTCGCTATGCAGTTTGCTGTAAGCAAAGGGGCTAATGTATTTGTAACTTCAAGTAATGACGAGAAAATTGAGAAAGCTAAACAATACGGCGCTAAGGGAGGATTTAACTACACAGATTCAAATTGGGAAAAATCGGCTTTACAGCTAACAGGTGGTTTTGACGCTATTATTGACGGTGCAGCGGGGGAGGGCTTTAATAAATTGATAGAAGTTTGCAAACCAGGCGGGCGAATTGTTTTTTACGGCGGTACAACAGGAAACATCAATAACATTTTACCTGCAAAGGTGTTTTGGAAACAGCTCACTATTATGGGCAGTACAATGGGCAACACTCAGGAGTTTGAAGCTATGCTAGAAATGATTAACACTCATCAGCTTACTCCGTTGATCAGTCATGAGTTTAGCCTTTATCAAATTCAAGAAGCTTTTGACCTCATGAAAAAGGGCGGACAGTTTGGAAAAATTGTAATCAACATGTAGAGCTTACAAGCTCAATTCCAACGCAAAAAACTCTAACAAGTATTGCAATCCCTAAAAATTCTTTACTAAGTGCCCCAATTTTCTCTATCTAAACTGCGATACTGAATAGCTTCGGCAACATGCTGCGGTTTGATATCTGACGATCCTTCTAAATCTGCAATAGTGCGCGACACTTTTAAGATACGGTCATAAGCACGAGCAGATAGCCCTAACTTTTGCATGGCAGTTTTCAAAAGGTTTTCGCTGGTTTCATCTATACAGCAAATTTTGCGAACTAACGCACTGTGCATCTGCGCGTTGCAGTATATACCAGGCATATTCTTAAACCTTTCTTGTTGAATTTTTCTAGCCTTGACTACTCTTTCACGTATAGATTGACTACTTTCAGGCTTAACTTTGGAAGCCAAGTCTTTGAAAGGAACAGGAGTTACTTCAATGTGGATATCTATTCTATCTAATAGAGGTCCTGAAATTTTGCTCATGTATTTTTGTACTTGTCCTGGGGCGCATACGCATTCTTTTTCAGGATGATTGTAGTAGCCACAAGGGCAAGGATTCATTGCTGCCACTAACATGAAACTGGCAGGGAATTCTACGGTAAATTTAGACCTAGAAATAGTTACACATCGCTCTTCTAAAGGCTGACGCATTACTTCTAAAACCGTCCTTTTGAATTCAGGTAGCTCGTCTAAAAACAAAACACCGTTATGGGCTAAAGATATTTCGCCTGGTTGCGGGAACGCTCCTCCGCCCACCAAAGCCACGTCGCTAATGGTATGATGCGGGCTTCTAAAAGGTCTTATAGCTACTAATCCTTTTTTGTGATTGAGTTTGCCTGCTACCGAGTGAATTTTTGTTGTTTCTAAGGCTTCTTGTAAGGATAGAGGGGGCAAAATAGTAGGTAGTCTTTTGGCTAACATAGTTTTACCTGCGCCAGGGGCACCTATAAGAATGATGTTATGTCCGCCTGCGGCTGCTACTTCCATTGCTCTTTTGATGTTCTCTTGACCTTTGACATCGGCAAAATCTACGTCATACTCTTCTTGAGCTTGCTCAAATAAAGCACGCGTATCAAATACAACAGGTTCTACTGCTGCTTTACCATTTAGCAAATCCACTGCTTGGCGTAAGTTTTGTATTCCATATACAGTTACGTCATTGACAATAGCGGCTTCCCCTGCATTAACTTCGGGCAGTATTATTCGTTTGAAGCCTTTTTTTCTGGCTTCAATTGCGATAGGTAGTGCCCCTTTAATCGGTTGCAAGCTTCCATCCAAAGACAGTTCGCCTAAGATTAAAGTGCTTTCTAAGTTCTGTACTTCTACTTGTCCCGATGCTGCTAAAATACCAATAGCGATAGGTAAATCGTATGCAGAACCTTCTTTGCGTATGTCTGCGGGTGCAAGGTTAATTACAATTTTGTGTTTAGGTATTTCTAACTGATTGTTTTTCAATGCTGTAAAAATACGTTCTTTGCTTTCTTTTACGGCGTTATCGGGCAGCCCTACCATTGCATATCCAAAGCCTCCTCCCACGTTTACTTCTACGGTGATAGTGTATGCGTGTATGCCGTATATAGCACTGCTAAAAACTTTGACTAGCATATTTTTGTACAAAGATAAAAAAACTATCGGTATTAGATTTACAAGTCTTTTTAGGATGACTTGATTGATAATTTTTTGGGCGTGCCCTTGCCCACACTTCGCTTGCGCTTGTGTGGGCAAGGTCGGCGTGCTACGGGCTACGCTAACGCTTCGGTGCTTCGCTTCGCTCCGCACTGGGCTAACGCCCACCCTTCGCATGCCTCACGCAAGGGATCTCTGAAAAAGCCATTTCTCTGTATCTTATGCAAAGTTTTAGCTTGTAAGTACTTGTACTTCAAGCTCAAACAAGGTAAAGACATAACTGCACAGGCAATTTGCGTGAGGGGCATGGAGCATGCCGTCAGGCAGTACGAAGCGTTAGCGAAGTACCGAAGCGAAAGCGCAGTGCGAAATGCCCCGACCCTTGCGTCAGCAAGGGGCACGCCCAAAAAAATAATCTAATCAACTACTCTGTATCAAACTTTTGCATAATATTTGCTAAAATGAAGTTATGCTAAATGCAAAAGTCACCAAAATTAAGATAACACTACTCACTATACTTTTGAGCTTAACGGTGGCTTTTGCATTCGTATTTAACTTTCTAAAATCTCAATCTTTTCAAGAATATCAAGTTACCTTTTCAGGTACTTCACTTACTACTAATCACAATCAGACAAAACCTTATAGTCCATTACTTCCAATTCCTGAACAGTCCAAAGAAGAAAAAGAGCAGGAAAAAGAAGATTCCCAAAAACAGAATAAAGAAGGTTTAGCCAATACAATTACTTATTCGTTTTTTAATCAAAGTAAGTATGCTATTGTAAGACATATTGCTGTTGTATGCCGCAAAAAACATTCTAAACCTCCTCTTTTCATTTTATTTCATAGTTGGAAGTTTTTTGACTAAGCCCCTATGTAACCAATATTACCAAAGATTACTCCTGCTTTTTGCAGATTATGGTTTAGTCTGTATTTGCAAAATTAGCAAAATGTTCTCAACCATTTTATCCAAGTAAAAAAATACGTTCTATTCAAAACTTCCAACAGTATGAAAACAAATTTTCTTATTCTTATTACAGGTGTTACTCTGATTATATTTCAGAGTTGTCGGCATAAAGAGCATAAAAATGAAGCGTTAGTTAAATGTGTAGCCACTTATCCTGTAGTCAAAGATACTGTAATTGAGCATCCGTATGTTTGCCAAATACAAGCTGTGCAGCACATAGAAATACGGGCATTAGAAAAAGGCTACTTGCAAAATATCTACGTAGACGAGGGGCAATTTATTAAAAAAGGAACACTAATGTTTCAAATTATGCCTGCTTTGTACCAAGCAGAAACGCAAAAAGCCCAAGCTGAAGTCAATTTTGCTACAATTGAGTATCAAAACACAAAACGATTAGCGGACAGCGGGATTGTATCTAAGAATGAATTAGCTTTAGCCAAAGCTAAATTAGATAAAGCCAAAGCAGAATTAGAATTAGCCAAAACACATCTCAGCTTTACTGAAATCAAAGCGCCCTTTGATGGAATTATGGATAGATTTCATGTTAGGTTAGGTAGCCTAGTGGAAGAAGGTGAGCTTTTAACTACACTTTCAGACAATAGTAAAATGTGGGCGTATTTTAATGTTCCCGAAGCAGAATACCTTAACTATATCACAAGTAGAAAACAAAATAAAGAACCTGTTAAAGTCCGCTTAAAAATGGCAAACAATGAACTTTTTGACCAAGAGGGCATCATAGAAACGATTGAAGCAGACTTTAACACAGAAACGGGAAATATTGCTTTTAGAGCAGGTTTTTCAAATCCTAATCGAATTTTACGCCATGGTGAAACAGGTATGATTCTTATGCCTGTTCAGATTAAAAATGCATTGCTTATCCCTCAAAAAGCCGTTTTTGAGATATTAGATAAGAAGTATGTTTATACGGTGGATGAACAAGGAATTGTACATAGCAAGCTCATTAGTATAAGTGCGGAGATGCCTCACGTTTATGTTGTTAGCAAAGGTTTGACAGAGAGAGATAGAGTAATTGTACAGGGTATTCGCAAAGTGAAAAATAACCAAAAAGTACAATGCGAAATGCAAGATTTTTATAGCATTATCAAAAACCTTAATGAATTACATGCAGAATAAAACCTTTAATTTTTCAAGGACATGTTAAGCAAAATTCTTCAAAGACCTGTTTTAGCCATATCCATTTCATTAGTTATTTTGTTTTTAGGGTTTATTTCAATGAGCAGGTTACCTGTGGCACAATTTCCTGAGATTGCCCCTCCACGCGTAAATATTTTTATTGCATATCCAGGGGCAAGTGCACAGGTACTAGTAGAGTCAACACTCATTCCTCTTGAACGAGCTATCAACGGAGTGCCTGGTATGCAATACATTATTTCTGATGCTACCAGTGCAGGTGAAGCAACTATTCAAGTTGTTTTTGAACCTGGTACGGATCCTAATGCAGCGGTTGTCAATGTCAAAACACGAGTGGATCAAGTTATGAACAATCTTCCCCCTTTAGTGCAAAGGGAAGGGATTATCATTTCACCTATTCAGCCCAGCATGCTAATGTATGTCAATTTATACAGCAAAGATCCTAACGCAGATGAAAAATTCCTATATAACTACGCAAATGTTCATGTTATCCCTGAATTACAGCGCATCTACGGTTTGGGTAGAGCACAAATTCTAGGTAGTCGCCAGTATGCTATGCGAATATGGCTCAAGCCTGATAAAATGCGAGCTTACAATGTATCCACTGAAGAAGTAATGAAAGCGTTAAGCGAACAAAGTATTATTGGTAGACCTGGTAGATTAGGACAAAGCTCAGGTAAAAAAGCTCAATCATTGGAATATGTACTTACCTATAAGGGTAGATACAATAAACCTGAAGAGTATCAGAACATTATCATTAGAGCAAATGTAAAAGGCGAGCTGCTGAGATTAAAAGATATTGCAGAGGTAGAGTTAGGAAGTGAGTTTTTCGATATCTATTCAAACAAAGATGGATATCCTTCTGCATCTATTGTAATAAAGCAAAATGTCGGAACAAACGCAAATAAGGTGATTAGTGAGGTTAAGAAAAAATTGAAGGAATTAGAAAAAGATTTTCCCCCAGGCATGGAATACGAAATAAACTATGATGTTTCTGAATTTGTCAATGCATCTATTGACCAAGTATTACACACCTTGTTAGAAGCTTTTGTGTTAGTAGCATTAGTAGTATTACTTTTTTTAGGAGATTGGCGTTCTACCCTAATTCCGATTATTGCTGTACCTATATCTTTAATTGGGGCTTTTATTTTTATGCAAATGTTTGGGTTGAGCATTAACTTGATTACTTTATTTGCTTTGGTGTTAGCCATAGGTATTGTTGTAGATGATGCGATTGTAGTTGTAGAAGCCGTTCATGCTAAAATGGAACAGGAACACATAGGACCCTACAGTGCTGTTAAAAAAGTGTTAAAAGAGATTAGTGGAGCTGTGATTGCGATTACCTTAGTAATGGTTTCTGTTTTTGTACCGATTACTTTTATGAGTGGTCCTGTTGGGGTGTTTTACAAACAGTTTGCTATTACTATGGCAAGTAGTATTGTGTTATCAGGTTTAATTGCGCTTACTCTTACTCCTGTTTTATGTGCAATGATTTTAAGACCTATCCAGCATCAAAATAAAAGAAAAAGCCTTATTCAACGCTTTTTAGATTGGTTTAATCGTACTTTTGATAAAGGTACAGAAAAATATACTCGCTTTTTAGCTTTGATTGTACATCGGAGAGTACTTACCTTTGGTATATTAGGCGGATTTGCTTGGGGTATAGTGCAAGTAAATAAAACTTTACCATCAGGTTTTATTCCTAATGAAGATCAAGGGATGATTTATGCCATTATCCAAACCAGACCAGGTAGTACGTTAGAGCAAACATATCAAGTAGCACAGTCGTTACAAAAAATAGCTAAAAGTATAGAAGGCGTACAATCTGTAACTTCATTAGCGGGATACGAGATCCTAACCGAAGGGCGAGGTTCTAATGCAGGAACTTGCTTAATTAACCTAAAACCTTGGAGTAAAAGAAAGCAATCTGTTCGAGAGATTATTGAGGAATTAGAACGTAAAACAAAAGATTTAGGGGCTATTATAGAGTTTTTTGAACCACCTGCCGTGCCTGGTTATGGCTCATCAGATGGCTTTTCGCTTCGATTATTAGACAAGAATACTACAATTGATTACCAAGAATTTGACAAAATAAACCAAGAGTTCATGAAAGAACTAAGAAAACGTAAAGAAATCACAGGTTTGTTCACTTTTTATGCTGCCAACTACCCGCAGTACGAGCTGATTATCAACAATGATCTAGCCATGCAAAAAGGGGTTTCTATTGGCAAAGCAATGGAAAACTTAGGTATATTGATAGGTAGCACGTATGAACAAGGTTTTATACGTTTTAATACTTTTTTCAAGGTCTATACTCAAGCTGCTCCTGAATATAGACGAATTCCTTCGGATATTTTAGACTTATT is a genomic window containing:
- a CDS encoding efflux RND transporter permease subunit codes for the protein MLSKILQRPVLAISISLVILFLGFISMSRLPVAQFPEIAPPRVNIFIAYPGASAQVLVESTLIPLERAINGVPGMQYIISDATSAGEATIQVVFEPGTDPNAAVVNVKTRVDQVMNNLPPLVQREGIIISPIQPSMLMYVNLYSKDPNADEKFLYNYANVHVIPELQRIYGLGRAQILGSRQYAMRIWLKPDKMRAYNVSTEEVMKALSEQSIIGRPGRLGQSSGKKAQSLEYVLTYKGRYNKPEEYQNIIIRANVKGELLRLKDIAEVELGSEFFDIYSNKDGYPSASIVIKQNVGTNANKVISEVKKKLKELEKDFPPGMEYEINYDVSEFVNASIDQVLHTLLEAFVLVALVVLLFLGDWRSTLIPIIAVPISLIGAFIFMQMFGLSINLITLFALVLAIGIVVDDAIVVVEAVHAKMEQEHIGPYSAVKKVLKEISGAVIAITLVMVSVFVPITFMSGPVGVFYKQFAITMASSIVLSGLIALTLTPVLCAMILRPIQHQNKRKSLIQRFLDWFNRTFDKGTEKYTRFLALIVHRRVLTFGILGGFAWGIVQVNKTLPSGFIPNEDQGMIYAIIQTRPGSTLEQTYQVAQSLQKIAKSIEGVQSVTSLAGYEILTEGRGSNAGTCLINLKPWSKRKQSVREIIEELERKTKDLGAIIEFFEPPAVPGYGSSDGFSLRLLDKNTTIDYQEFDKINQEFMKELRKRKEITGLFTFYAANYPQYELIINNDLAMQKGVSIGKAMENLGILIGSTYEQGFIRFNTFFKVYTQAAPEYRRIPSDILDLFVKNEAGEMVPYSAFMTMKKTQGPNEITRFNLYNSASIRGMPAPGYTTGDAIKAIQEVAQQTLPHGYDIAWEGLSYDEAKRGNEALYIFLIVLGFVYLVLSAQYESFIIPLAVVLSLPIGVFGSFFFLKLMGLANDVYAQIGLIMLVGLLGKNAILIVEFAIQKQEEGATILEAAIQGARVRLRPIIMTSFAFIVGLIPLVIAHGPGAVGNKTIGSSALGGMLLGTVFGVLVIPGLYYAFTKLAGNRKLIREEFHTPLTEEISHLEQPIAHRSQRKPIQSIKKLFKIRYERKKHS